TCACGGCGTGCTGGACGAGCACGTCCAGTGCTGTCGTCGGCTCGTCGAAGACCATGAGCTGCGGTTCGAGCGACAGCGCCAGCGCGATCGAAGCGCGCTGTCGCATGCCGCCGGACAACTCGCCCGGATAGCGTTTCAGCACCTCAGCGTCGAGGCCCACCTTGCCCACGAGATCGGCCGCGCACTGCGCGCGCGACTCTCGGGGCACATGGCCGTGCGCGGCGAAGATGTCCTGGAAATGCGCCCCCACCGTGCGCACCGGGTTGAGAGCGTTCATGCCGGACTGCAGCACCATCGCGAACCCGCCCTGACGCTGTCTGCGCAACTCCTCGGCATCCAGCTCGCGGATGTCACGGCCGGCGAACAGGATGCGTCCCCCGCTGATCCGCGCCGGAGGCTTCTGCAGTCGCGTCAGCGCGAATCCCAACGTCGACTTCCCGGAACCGGACTCGCCGACCAGGCCCACGAATTCTCCTCGACGCAGCGTGAAAGACACGTCCTCGACGGCGGTCACCGGCGCCGTGCCGGGCGAGGCGTACTCGACGGAGAGGTTCTGGACGTCGAGCAGGATCTCAGTCTCTTCCATGGCGTTCATCGCCCTTTCCCCTCTCGCAGACGCGGATTGGATATGCCGTCCACGCCGAAGTTGATGAGCGTGAGACTCAGCGCCAGCAGCGCGATGCAGAGACCAGGAGCGAAGAGCAGCAGCCACTGCCCTGTCAGCAGCGAGTTGGAGTTCTGCGCCCAGTAGAGCATCGTGCCCCAGCTGACGATGCTGGAGTCGCCGAGACCGAGGAATTCCAGGCCCGCTTCGGCGAGGATCGCAGCGGTCGCCGCGCCGAAGAGCGTGCCGGCGATGATCGACGTCATGTTCGGAAGGATCTCTCTGAACACGATCCGGGCCGGGCTGTCGCCGGAGAACTGCGCTGACGACACGAAGTCGTTTCCTCGCAGGGACTGCGTCTGGCTGCGAAGGACTCGCGCACCCCACGCCCAGCCGGTCACGACGATCACGGCGATGATCATCAGGATGCCGCCGTTCTGCAGATACGCGGCGATCACGATCATGAGCGGCAGTCCGGGGATGACGAGGAAGAGGTTGACGATGAAGCCGACCACTTCGGCGGAGAAGCCGCGCATGTACCCCCAGCTCAGGCCGATCAGGATCGCGACGATCGTCGAGAGGATGCCGGCGGCGAAGCCGACCAGGAGGCTGATCTGCGAGCCGTAGATCAGCTGGCTGAGCACGTCCTCGCCGGCCGCCGTCGTTCCCAGCCAGTGCGCAGCTGAGGCATCGGCGTTGCGCTCGAAGCCGTTGTCCTTCGGCCCGTAGGGCGCGATCAACGGCGCGAACACGGCCACGAGCACGAAGAAGGCGAGAATGCACAGCCCGATCCGGGCTTTCCCGTTGCCCCACAGAGTGCCGACCATCCGTCCGAACGCGCGCCACGGGCTGGGCGCGGCGATCCGGTCGCTGGGAATCTTGACGTTCATCGTAGAAGTCATCGGCGAGTCCTTGGGTCCAGTACGCCGTACAAGATGTCGACGAGGAAGTTGGCGATGAGCACGCTGACGGTGATCATCAGGAAGAGCGCCTGCATGAGCGGATAGTCCTGTCCGATCACGGCGTTGAAGAGCAGATATCCGATACCCGGATATCCGAACACCTGCTCCACGAGGATCGATCCGCCGACCACGCCGCCCAGCGTGAGCCCGAACCCGGTGAGGTTCGGCAGGATCGCGTTGCGGGCAGCGTAGCGGAGAGCGATAGTGCGGCCGCGCAGCCCGTTGGCCTCCGCGAATGTGACGTAGTCATCACCGAGCGTGTTGATCATCGCGTTGCGCATGCCGATGATCCATCCACCGAGCGAGGTGAGCAGGATCGTCAGGGCGGGAAGCGCGGCGTGACGTATGAGATCGACGATGAACTCGCCGGTGAAGCCCGGTGTCGTCGTCGCGGAGTACGCGCCGGTCGTCGGGAACCAGTGCAGCACGTAGCCGAGGAAGAACAGCAGCAGCAGTGCCGTCCAGAAGTACGGGAACGTGCTGAGGAACGATCCCGTCAGCGTCGGCAGCGAGTCGAGCCAGGTGCCTCGACGCCACGCAGCGGCGACACCGATGAGCGTGCCGAGGACGAAGGCGAGGACCGTCACGACGCCCACCAGGACGATCGTGTACGGTAGGGCCGTGGACACCATGCTGGCCACGGACTGCGGGTAGAACGTGTACGAGACGCCGAAGTCGAGGCGAGCGACCTGCCCGAGGTAGGTCACGTACTGGTCCCACATCGAGCCGGTCGGCACGCCCAGCTGAGCCTCGATCGCCGCTCGCGTGGCGTCGGAGACCGGACCGTTCTGCGACAGTTTGGCGATCGCCGCGTCTGCCGGTGAGCCGGGCATCAGCCTCGGGAGGAAGAAGTTCAGCGTGATCGCCGCCCACAGGGTGAGCACGAACAGCCCGAGCTTCTGGAGCAGATACTTCACTGGTCCTCCCCCTTCACTCGTTCCAGCCGCGTGAAGATCATCAACGGAGCGGAGTCGTAGTTCTGCGGGATCATGTACGGGTCCTCCTCTGAGGGCCAGCCGGTGAACTTGCCGTCGTTGAACAGGCCCCAGATGCCGCCGTAGTACAGGCCGATGACGGGCAGGTCGTCGTACACGAGTGTCTGCAACTCGTTCACGATCTCCTGCTGACGTGCCGGATCCACGGTGCCGCGGTACTCCGCGAGCAGTGCGTCGGCATCATCGGACTGATAGCGCTGGAAATTGTTCGCCGTGGTCTCTCCGACGGGCACGTAGAACTCGCTGGAGAGGAGGTTGTTGAAGGCCTGGTAGACATCGCCGTTGCCCATGCCGCCGATGGCCATCTCGAAGTCGCCGTTGCTGATCGCACTCTGATACCCCGCTGGCTGCGGAAGTTTCAGGCTGACTTTCACCCCGACCGCCGCAAGCTGTCGCTGCACGGTCTGCGCCGCACGCGTCCAGTCGGAGAAGCCGTTGGCGGTGGTGAGGGAGAACTCGAGCTGCTCGCCGTCCTGGCCGACCAGGCGGTCGCCTTCCAGCGTGTAGCCGGACTCGGCGAAGGCTGCGAGCGCCGCTTCCGTGTCCTGGGTGAGTATTCCGTCGTCTGGGATGTCCGGGTTCAGATACTCCTCCTGATTCGGCAGGATGAGTCCGGTCTGGCCCGCGGGTTCCATGTATCCCTCGGAGGCGGTCTCGGCGATCTCGTCACGATCGAGCGCGAGGGCGATGCCGCGGCGGACGTTGACGTCGTCGAACGGGGCGACTTCGAGATTCGGCATGAGCGCGATCACACCTCCCGGCGGGAACCACCAGGCGTTGTCGGGGCTCGCGGCACCCCAGCTGCCCTCCACATCGGAGATGAAGGAGTACGCCCAGTCGTAGCCTCGCGTGACGGTGTCGAGCTGGGAGTTCGTCGCCGGAAGGATGATGTGCTCGATCTCGATCGAATCGGCCTGCCAGTAGTCGGGATTCCTGTCCATCGAGTACTGCTGATCGTTGTAGTTGCCGAGCACGAACGGACCGGTGCCGACGGGCTTCTCGTTCCGCCACGTTCCCGGGTCCTCGACATCCGACCAGAGGTGTTCGGGGACGATCATCGTCTGCCCGATGATCGAGAGCGACGGAGCATCCTCGCTCTTCAGGTGGAAGACGACGTCGCCGCCGTCGACCTCCACGCTGTCGAGATGCTGCCAGGCGCCCTTGATGTCGAGCGCAGGCGTGTCCTTCAAGAGCTGGAAGGTGAAGGCGACGTCATCAGGCGTGAGTTCTTCACCGTCGCTCCACTGGACGCCTTCGCGGATCGTCATGACGATCGTGCGGGCGTCCGGCTGCGACCACTCCGAAGCCAGCCACGGATTCTGTGTGCCATCGAGCGGATTGATCAGGATGAGCGGCTCGTACATCCAACGCGCGGCTGTGCGCGTGTTGGTGAGATACGGGTTGAAATTGCGAGTGAAGAACGGGTTGCCCTTGTCCGCGTTGATCAGCATCGTGTCATCGCCGATCGATGGATCGGGCTGTGAACTGATCTGGATGCTGCACCCGCTGAGGGCCACCGCCACAGCTGCGAGCCCCACCACCGCGGCTCTCCGCCAGCGCCGGAACATGTGCGTCTTCGACACCCTGCCACCTCATGTCGTCTCTGTCATGGCGAGCGCTCTCTGCTCGGAGCGTTCACACGGCATCCGCCGCACTCGCAATTGTAAGCGCATACATTTTGGCAGCGCAACCCCCAGCGGTGGGCCCGAGGGGTGCAGCAGAGGCCGGGGAGCGACGTCAGGGTCGCCGCTGCGAACTCTCGCGCAGCGTGATCTCGAGGGGAAGACGAACGAAGATCGGGGCGGTGTCCGGGCACTCCAACCGGTTCACCAGCACCTGCACAGCAGCTCGACCCAGCTCGATCATCGGCTGACGGACTGTGGTCAGTCGCGGGTGGGACACCGCAGCCGCGTCGATGCCGTCGAACCCGGTGACCAGCAGATCGTCCGGCACCGTGACTCCGGCCGCACGGAAGGCGTCCAGCGCACCGAGCGCCATCTGGTCGTTCGCCGACATCAGCGCCGCGGGCAGCCCATTCGCCATCAACTCCTCCGCCGCGCGACGCCCCGATTTGCGCGTGAAGTCGCCCCGCACTACCGCGACGTCGTCGAGGGAGATACCCGCCTCGGCGATCGCTGCCGAGAAGCCCTGCCACCGCTGCGCGCCGTCCGGTGAGTCGACCGGTCCGGCGAGGAACGCCGGTGGCCGCCCATCCGATTGCGCCAGCACGAGCCTGGTGAGTTCGGTCATCGCCTCTGTGTTGCTCACGGTGACGTGGTCGTAGCTGTCCCCCCTTGGCGGGCCGGAGAGCACCACGACCGGGATCCGCGCGGCAAGCCGCGCGAGCACGTCGTCGGGAACGCTGCGCGCCAGGACGACGAGTCCATCCACTCGCCCAGCCATGTCGCGCACTGTGGAGCGGTCGGGGTCGTTCCTGCCCACTCCGACCATGAGGACGAATCCTTGTTTCCACGCCTCCAGCTCGGCGCCACGGAGCACTTCGTCGAGGAAGAGCATCGACTCCGGATCCTCCTCTGCACTCGCCGGCGTCGCTCCTTCATCGCGAACGATCGTGAACGGATGCGTCGCACCTGCAGAGAGCACATCGAGCGTCGGTGCCTCCTCAGCGGCATCGAATCCCGGAAAGTACAGACCGATCACGCCGGTACGTCGTTCCGCAAGACCCCGGGCGCTGCCACTCGGAACGTAACCCAGAGCGGTCACAGCATCGAGAACCCGGTCGCGAGTGACCGGACGCACCGCGTCCGGCGTCCGAAGCACCCGGGAGACCGTCGCGATCGAGACACCTGCCCGATCCGCGACGTCGTACACCGTCGGGGCCTTCGCCACAGTCGTCTCCCTCACTGAACCTCAGCCCAGGGTACCCGCGCCCGAACCGCGAGCTATCGGACTCTCCGTCACGCGGCCGAATGGTCAGAGGCGGCGGGCCGTCAGAGCGCCGTGCGGACGGTGACTCACCTCACCGGGCACCCGGTCACGCCGTTCAGTCGAGACGACGGCAAGGCCGGCATCCGCGAGAAGGGCCGACAGGGCATCCGCAGACCAGAAATATGCGGGCGCTACGGCGTGGGCGAAGTCTTCGCGAGGCGGACCCTCGAAGTAGCCGAGGAGAAGCGAGCCACCCGGCGCGAGGACGCGGGCGAACTCCGCCAGGATCGCGGGAACGTCTTCGGGCGGCGTGTGGATCACCGAATACCATGCCAGGATGCCGCCGAGCGACGCGTCTTCGAACGGAAGGGCGCGGAGAGAGGCCCGCTGGAAGACAAGACCCGGCGCGCGGAAGCGAGCAGCAGCCAGGAACGCTGCAGAAATGTCAACGCCGACGACGTCGCGGTGCCCGTCGTGGAGGAACTCCGTCCAGATCCCAGGGCCGCATCCTGCGTCCAGCAATCGTCCCGAAGACGCATCGCGCCACGTGCTGATGCGCTCGCGGTCCGCGGCATCCATCTGCGCGATCTCTCCGGCGATCTCGATGTACTCCGCAGCTCGCTCATCATAGGCGGCGGCGATGGACGCATCCGTCACGTGAAGCACACCTCGAACGCCACGCGGGGCTCTTCCCTCGCAGATGTGCATTCTCTTCGCAGGCGTTTCCAGGATTCTCTGCGAGCGAAGTGCACATCTGCGAAGAACGTACACAGGCGTCATGACTTCCTGGCCACGAGTGCCTGCTGGTAGAGGTCGCGTGAACTCAGACCTGTCGCCGCGGCGACCTCTGCACAGGCTTCCTTCAGACGCATACCGCCGTCGACGAGCGCCTGCACCTGGGCGCCGGCATCCTCCGGCGACATCTCTCGAGGAGGTGCGCCCTCGACGACGACGACGATCTCGCCCTTGACGCCCTTCTCGGCCCATTCGACGAGCTCGGATGCCGTGCCTCGGCGCACTTCTTCGTAGAACTTCGTCAGCTCGCGGCAGACGGCGATGCGGCGTTCGGGGCCGAATGCGCCGCCCATGTCGGCGAGGGACGAGGCGAGGCGCGCGGGTGATTCGAAGAACAGCATCGTGCGCGGCTCAGCGGCGAGCTTCGCCAGAGCCGTACGTCGCTCCCCCGGCTTCCGCGGCAGGAAGCCTTCGAATGTGAAGCGGTCGGTCGGCAGCCCCGAGATCGCGAGCGCCATGAGAACCGCGCTCGGCCCCGGAATGGCGGTGACCGTGACTCCTTGTGCGACGGCCTCGGCGACCAGGCCATACCCTGGGTCGCTGACCGCCGGCATCCCTGCGTCGCTGACCACCACGATGTCCTGCTCGACGGCGAGTGCGGCGAGCTCTACTGCCAGGTGCTTCTCGTTGTGGTCGTGCAGGGCGATCAGTCTCGGCCGATTCTCGATCTGCAGCGCGCGAAGCAGGTGAGCTGTGGTGCGGGTGTCTTCAGCCGCGACGATCTCGGCGTTCTCGAGCACTTCGATGAGGCGACGAGACGCATCGCCGAGGTTTCCGATCGGAGTCGCGGCGAGGATGATCACACGATCAGCTTAGGCGCGCCGCTTAGGCTTGTGCCGTGACCGCGCCCGTGCCTCTGCTCCCCCCTCCTGCGGAGCGTCTGACGCTATGGGGTCGGCTGCGTGATCGGCTGCTGCTCGATCCGGACTGGAACCGTCTCCTTCGCTGGCTCTCGCCACTCGTCATCACGGCGCTCGCGGCAGTGCTCCGCCTGGCGAACCTGGCACACCCGAATGTGCTCGCGTTCGATGAGACCTACTACGTCAAGGACGCCTGGTCGCTGTGGACGCTGGGGTACGAAGGCGCTTGGGGCGATGGCGCGAACGAAGCGTTCCTCACAGGCGACACGAACGCGCTGACCGGCGTCGGCAGCTTCGTCGTGCATCCGCCTCTCGGCAAGTGGATCATCGCCCTCGGCATGGGGCTGTTCGGTGAGGGAAACAGTGCGGCCTGGCGCCTTATGGTCGCAGTGATCGGCACCGCCACGGTGCTGCTCGTCTACCTCGTCGCGAAGGAGCTGACACGCTCGATCGTTGCGGCGACCGTCGCCGGCGTCCTGTTGGCGATCGACGGGCTCAGCATCGTGATGAGCAGGATCGCCCTGCTCGACGGCATCCTGACTTTCTTCATCCTGCTCGCCGTGCTCTT
The DNA window shown above is from Microbacterium murale and carries:
- a CDS encoding ABC transporter substrate-binding protein, giving the protein MSKTHMFRRWRRAAVVGLAAVAVALSGCSIQISSQPDPSIGDDTMLINADKGNPFFTRNFNPYLTNTRTAARWMYEPLILINPLDGTQNPWLASEWSQPDARTIVMTIREGVQWSDGEELTPDDVAFTFQLLKDTPALDIKGAWQHLDSVEVDGGDVVFHLKSEDAPSLSIIGQTMIVPEHLWSDVEDPGTWRNEKPVGTGPFVLGNYNDQQYSMDRNPDYWQADSIEIEHIILPATNSQLDTVTRGYDWAYSFISDVEGSWGAASPDNAWWFPPGGVIALMPNLEVAPFDDVNVRRGIALALDRDEIAETASEGYMEPAGQTGLILPNQEEYLNPDIPDDGILTQDTEAALAAFAESGYTLEGDRLVGQDGEQLEFSLTTANGFSDWTRAAQTVQRQLAAVGVKVSLKLPQPAGYQSAISNGDFEMAIGGMGNGDVYQAFNNLLSSEFYVPVGETTANNFQRYQSDDADALLAEYRGTVDPARQQEIVNELQTLVYDDLPVIGLYYGGIWGLFNDGKFTGWPSEEDPYMIPQNYDSAPLMIFTRLERVKGEDQ
- a CDS encoding LacI family DNA-binding transcriptional regulator, yielding MAKAPTVYDVADRAGVSIATVSRVLRTPDAVRPVTRDRVLDAVTALGYVPSGSARGLAERRTGVIGLYFPGFDAAEEAPTLDVLSAGATHPFTIVRDEGATPASAEEDPESMLFLDEVLRGAELEAWKQGFVLMVGVGRNDPDRSTVRDMAGRVDGLVVLARSVPDDVLARLAARIPVVVLSGPPRGDSYDHVTVSNTEAMTELTRLVLAQSDGRPPAFLAGPVDSPDGAQRWQGFSAAIAEAGISLDDVAVVRGDFTRKSGRRAAEELMANGLPAALMSANDQMALGALDAFRAAGVTVPDDLLVTGFDGIDAAAVSHPRLTTVRQPMIELGRAAVQVLVNRLECPDTAPIFVRLPLEITLRESSQRRP
- a CDS encoding ABC transporter permease — encoded protein: MKYLLQKLGLFVLTLWAAITLNFFLPRLMPGSPADAAIAKLSQNGPVSDATRAAIEAQLGVPTGSMWDQYVTYLGQVARLDFGVSYTFYPQSVASMVSTALPYTIVLVGVVTVLAFVLGTLIGVAAAWRRGTWLDSLPTLTGSFLSTFPYFWTALLLLFFLGYVLHWFPTTGAYSATTTPGFTGEFIVDLIRHAALPALTILLTSLGGWIIGMRNAMINTLGDDYVTFAEANGLRGRTIALRYAARNAILPNLTGFGLTLGGVVGGSILVEQVFGYPGIGYLLFNAVIGQDYPLMQALFLMITVSVLIANFLVDILYGVLDPRTRR
- a CDS encoding class I SAM-dependent methyltransferase, giving the protein MTDASIAAAYDERAAEYIEIAGEIAQMDAADRERISTWRDASSGRLLDAGCGPGIWTEFLHDGHRDVVGVDISAAFLAAARFRAPGLVFQRASLRALPFEDASLGGILAWYSVIHTPPEDVPAILAEFARVLAPGGSLLLGYFEGPPREDFAHAVAPAYFWSADALSALLADAGLAVVSTERRDRVPGEVSHRPHGALTARRL
- the rsmI gene encoding 16S rRNA (cytidine(1402)-2'-O)-methyltransferase — translated: MIILAATPIGNLGDASRRLIEVLENAEIVAAEDTRTTAHLLRALQIENRPRLIALHDHNEKHLAVELAALAVEQDIVVVSDAGMPAVSDPGYGLVAEAVAQGVTVTAIPGPSAVLMALAISGLPTDRFTFEGFLPRKPGERRTALAKLAAEPRTMLFFESPARLASSLADMGGAFGPERRIAVCRELTKFYEEVRRGTASELVEWAEKGVKGEIVVVVEGAPPREMSPEDAGAQVQALVDGGMRLKEACAEVAAATGLSSRDLYQQALVARKS
- a CDS encoding ABC transporter permease, coding for MTSTMNVKIPSDRIAAPSPWRAFGRMVGTLWGNGKARIGLCILAFFVLVAVFAPLIAPYGPKDNGFERNADASAAHWLGTTAAGEDVLSQLIYGSQISLLVGFAAGILSTIVAILIGLSWGYMRGFSAEVVGFIVNLFLVIPGLPLMIVIAAYLQNGGILMIIAVIVVTGWAWGARVLRSQTQSLRGNDFVSSAQFSGDSPARIVFREILPNMTSIIAGTLFGAATAAILAEAGLEFLGLGDSSIVSWGTMLYWAQNSNSLLTGQWLLLFAPGLCIALLALSLTLINFGVDGISNPRLREGKGR